The Euphorbia lathyris chromosome 8, ddEupLath1.1, whole genome shotgun sequence genome has a window encoding:
- the LOC136202718 gene encoding non-specific lipid transfer protein GPI-anchored 31: MASNFALMFYIISIFSIGVITDAATPRAAPAPAVDCSSLVLNMADCLSFVSNGSTTTKPEGTCCSGLKTVLKTDAECLCESFKSSAQLGIVLNITKALSLPSACKLHAPSVSNCGLGLTPAGAPGMSPTASPTSAPSGISGSDLQAPAPAPGTPGGSHVLSISVASLAIGLVIASLSSF, from the exons ATGGCCTCAAATTTCGCTCTGATGTTCTACATTATCTCCATTTTCTCAATCGGCGTTATCACCGACGCCGCCACTCCTCGCGCAGCTCCAGCTCCGGCCGTCGATTGCTCAAGTTTGGTATTAAACATGGCGGATTGCCTGTCTTTCGTTTCAAACGGAAGCACGACCACAAAACCAGAAGGAACTTGCTGTTCCGGCTTGAAAACTGTGTTGAAAACCGATGCTGAATGTCTTTGTGAATCTTTTAAAAGCAGTGCTCAGTTGGGTATTGTTTTGAATATCACTAAGGCTCTTTCTCTTCCGTCTGCTTGTAAACTCCATGCCCCTTCTGTGTCTAATTGTGGAT TGGGTTTGACTCCTGCTGGGGCTCCTG GCATGTCTCCAACAGCATCCCCTACTTCTGCACCAAGCGGGATCTCCGGATCAGATCTGCAAGCGCCAGCACCAGCTCCAGGGACTCCCGGAGGATCACATGTGTTATCTATCTCAGTTGCATCTCTAGCCATTGGTCTCGTAATTGCATCGTTATCTAGTTTCTAA